The Gammaproteobacteria bacterium genome has a window encoding:
- a CDS encoding methyltransferase domain-containing protein — protein MFYRPAFNNHRVLPPANWHELAQGQWLLDQVNEQLTPWWPRIFGYHLLKLGSLSHTIDTSACNISHQVSVSPLFGTNVVADIARLPFSESSVDACLLSLSLNYHHNPHQVLREVNRVTVAGGHVIIIGLNPLSPLGLARFSPPLSHKYPYNGRFFTQSRVKDWLGVLGYQVIAEQKAIYSSLMMKPSRTYYLQQLMAHNVPQIGSFYLILAKKLVRPLTPVKPRWKLKPKSVLSPVVTMQNDNA, from the coding sequence ATGTTTTATCGACCTGCATTTAATAATCATCGAGTATTACCCCCAGCGAACTGGCATGAGCTGGCGCAAGGGCAGTGGCTACTCGACCAAGTAAATGAGCAATTAACCCCGTGGTGGCCGAGAATTTTTGGTTATCATCTACTTAAATTAGGCTCGTTAAGCCATACCATTGATACATCGGCCTGTAACATTAGCCATCAAGTGAGTGTTTCACCATTATTTGGGACCAATGTTGTGGCCGACATTGCTCGATTACCTTTTTCTGAATCGAGCGTTGATGCCTGCTTGTTAAGCTTGTCGCTTAACTACCACCATAATCCACATCAAGTTTTACGAGAAGTTAATCGGGTAACCGTGGCCGGAGGCCATGTCATTATCATCGGTTTAAATCCGCTCAGCCCACTAGGGCTGGCACGATTTAGCCCGCCACTCAGTCATAAGTACCCTTATAATGGCCGGTTCTTTACCCAGTCACGGGTTAAAGACTGGTTAGGTGTATTGGGCTATCAGGTGATTGCTGAGCAAAAGGCGATTTACTCAAGTTTGATGATGAAACCAAGCCGAACTTATTATCTGCAGCAATTGATGGCGCATAATGTCCCGCAGATAGGGTCTTTTTATCTCATTTTGGCCAAAAAATTAGTGCGACCATTAACTCCAGTAAAACCACGTTGGAAGTTAAAACCCAAATCAGTCTTGTCACCCGTTGTCACGATGCAAAATGATAATGCCTAA
- the iscX gene encoding Fe-S cluster assembly protein IscX, producing the protein MKLHWTDSLDIALDLIEAHPDVDPTQLHFTQLMQWILALENFDDDPKHCGERVLEAVQLAWISEVD; encoded by the coding sequence ATGAAATTACATTGGACAGATTCACTAGATATTGCATTAGACCTGATAGAAGCACATCCCGACGTTGATCCCACCCAATTGCACTTTACTCAATTGATGCAATGGATCCTCGCTTTAGAAAATTTCGATGATGATCCTAAACATTGTGGTGAAAGAGTGCTTGAAGCAGTTCAGCTAGCATGGATAAGTGAAGTAGATTAG
- a CDS encoding TIGR03503 family protein, giving the protein MNRIRLGKRLGRLACLMVLSTVLAAPTLAVQHTSEETSLQQTQKLRLLSNRFRVDQAIDKIVFIIDRVPESAPIILVQPDGSKLYANREHDNVKWMDGNAGDMIEITQPQIGPWQIIGDILPSSEIRLATSLHLVVNPIPTELFFGEKIKLTSSLKFNNRLLKIGQVDDLITHEVYLRSSDNPQHSNFGAGTFIIGDFIDNGLGLDARSGDGVFTGRLNLDKPIGHYELLVRVGNKVFEREYKQALLLRTQPIAVDLLTAAINGQYTLRFIANAKVANLDKMLLQIKVKNPDDTTKHYSINGVVANHLFKLPEIETPGRYKIDIDVFGSTVDGRDFAFSLKQLKVKIVALPTKAAKKALALFDSEQETAFEQKLKRKARAKERQAEDDTTTLIIIAIMVNVIVLTVGALIMFLVFRKKKPKKPKEPKKPKEDKKKEDGKKK; this is encoded by the coding sequence GTGAATAGAATAAGGCTAGGTAAACGACTGGGGCGGTTAGCATGCTTAATGGTGCTAAGTACTGTATTGGCTGCACCAACCTTGGCGGTGCAGCATACCAGTGAAGAAACATCATTGCAGCAGACCCAGAAGTTACGGTTGTTATCTAATCGATTTCGAGTTGACCAGGCGATCGATAAAATTGTGTTTATTATCGACCGGGTGCCAGAGTCTGCGCCTATTATCTTAGTTCAGCCTGACGGCAGTAAACTTTATGCCAACCGCGAACATGATAATGTAAAATGGATGGACGGCAATGCTGGGGACATGATCGAAATTACTCAACCTCAGATTGGCCCTTGGCAAATTATTGGTGATATCTTGCCGAGCAGTGAAATAAGGTTAGCGACCTCGCTCCATCTTGTTGTTAATCCGATCCCCACTGAATTATTTTTTGGTGAAAAAATAAAATTAACCTCGTCATTAAAATTTAATAATAGGTTATTAAAAATTGGTCAGGTTGATGATCTAATTACCCATGAAGTGTATTTACGCAGTTCTGACAATCCACAACATAGTAACTTTGGCGCTGGCACTTTTATCATTGGCGACTTTATTGATAATGGCTTGGGCTTAGATGCTCGTTCTGGCGATGGGGTGTTTACCGGCCGACTTAATCTCGATAAGCCAATTGGTCATTATGAGTTATTAGTTAGGGTTGGTAATAAAGTCTTTGAACGCGAATATAAACAAGCGTTACTGCTACGGACTCAGCCTATTGCAGTCGACTTATTAACGGCGGCGATCAACGGTCAATATACCCTCAGGTTTATCGCTAATGCCAAAGTAGCGAACCTCGATAAAATGTTGTTGCAGATTAAAGTGAAAAACCCAGATGATACGACTAAGCATTACAGTATCAATGGGGTGGTCGCGAACCATTTATTTAAATTACCCGAAATTGAAACCCCTGGGCGTTATAAAATTGATATTGATGTTTTTGGCAGTACGGTTGATGGCCGGGACTTCGCTTTTTCTCTGAAACAACTAAAGGTTAAAATTGTTGCTTTGCCTACCAAGGCAGCTAAAAAGGCGTTGGCCCTATTTGATAGTGAGCAAGAGACGGCATTTGAACAGAAACTAAAGCGTAAAGCACGCGCCAAGGAGCGCCAAGCCGAGGACGATACAACAACCTTGATAATCATTGCTATTATGGTCAATGTAATTGTATTGACGGTCGGTGCGTTAATTATGTTTTTAGTCTTCAGGAAAAAGAAGCCGAAAAAGCCTAAAGAGCCGAAAAAGCCAAAAGAAGATAAGAAAAAAGAGGATGGCAAGAAAAAATGA
- the dnaQ gene encoding DNA polymerase III subunit epsilon: protein MALQTYNRQVVLDTETTGMNQAGGAIHLDHKIIEIGCVEVVNRRLTGRHYHVYLNPGRLVDEEAFKVHGISDEFLRDKPRFGDIAQEFIEFIEGAELIIHNAPFDVSFMDYEFGLLGSGIPKTADMSGILDTLVMAKQIHPGQRNSLDALCKRYAIDNSSRELHGALLDAEILAEVYLTMTGGQTAFNLSLAQDNGLAGNGSSGIDPALVLSVIKASAAELEAHQSRLNIVKDAGGSCLWLPNQ from the coding sequence ATGGCGTTACAAACTTATAATCGTCAGGTTGTGTTAGATACCGAAACAACGGGTATGAACCAAGCTGGTGGAGCGATTCACCTTGACCATAAAATCATTGAAATTGGCTGTGTTGAAGTCGTCAATCGTCGGTTAACGGGGCGTCATTATCATGTCTATCTTAATCCGGGGCGTTTAGTCGATGAAGAGGCATTTAAAGTTCACGGCATTAGCGATGAGTTTTTACGTGATAAACCACGATTTGGTGATATAGCCCAAGAGTTTATTGAGTTTATCGAAGGCGCTGAACTGATAATTCATAATGCACCCTTTGATGTTTCGTTTATGGATTATGAGTTTGGCTTGCTGGGCAGTGGCATTCCTAAAACGGCCGACATGAGCGGGATCCTTGATACGCTAGTGATGGCTAAGCAGATCCATCCAGGTCAGCGTAATAGCCTCGACGCGTTATGTAAGCGCTATGCTATCGATAACTCTTCACGTGAATTACACGGCGCATTATTAGATGCTGAGATCCTCGCCGAAGTATATTTAACGATGACAGGTGGCCAAACTGCCTTTAACTTGTCACTGGCGCAAGATAACGGTTTAGCAGGCAATGGCAGTTCCGGCATCGATCCTGCATTAGTATTATCGGTGATCAAAGCATCAGCTGCAGAACTTGAAGCACATCAATCACGACTCAATATTGTTAAGGATGCTGGTGGCAGTTGTTTGTGGCTACCTAATCAGTAA